The Coccidioides posadasii str. Silveira chromosome 2, complete sequence genomic interval ggaacTCCAAAGAGAACCATCAAACTCATACCACGTTCCCCTGCTGATTCTGCTGATCCCACAGCTTTCCAGCCTGAGCCATCGCCAGCCCAATCAACTTATTCTGATCATGACCACCGCTCTGCGACTGCTGTCCTTCGCCGCTGGTAAACATCTTCAACGCCTGCAGCGCTGCGCCATTGCCCAAGAAATCCGCATCATGCTTCCTCTCagcctgctgctgctgctgctgctgctgctgtcctCCACCATACAGCGCCTGATGAGCACCCACCACCTGCTGCTCGTCAATATCCTCCTGGCCAAACCGATCCTTGTGCTCGCTGATGAAGCTTAGAGCTTTCTTGAAGAATCCGGACTCCTCGTCATCCTCGTCGTCGTCCTCGCGCCCGGAGTTGTGGTATTTGGCCTGCTTGACGGCGTTGCTGAAGGCAGGGTCGTAGTTGTAGCCGCCGGACCCGCCCTGGTACTGCGATTGCTGCTGGTATGGCTGGGACTGGGAGGAGAAGTCTGCGCGGGGATCGTAGTAGTTTGCACCGCTAGAGCCGCCGCCACCGTACTCGGCGGGGTTGGGTGGACGGGAGTAGTTGGACATTTGGTTTCTGTGCTAACTGTGTAGCTGGTGGGGTGGAATGGGGTTCACTGGTGAGATGCGGGTGATCTGGATGATGGAGCGATGCCGGTTCTTTTACCTCTGGCGTTGACGCTTTATATGGAGCATCGGCGGACGCCGTGAGTTGTGGCTGCAGCTGAGGAGCGGGGGCGACCGAGGGGCATTCATCATCGCCAAGCTGCGTCATAGCGAGGGGCAGCCGAAAAACCCGCTGCTGCACGGTCAACGccagagagagacagagagagagagagatatatatacTCCGACAGGAACTGCATTTGCCCTCCGGTATTCTAACATCTAGTTAATCTAACATGTTCCCACAGTGATCGTGAttcgcccttttttttttttttttccttctgcGCCAAACTCCAAGATGAATTGAAAAAGCTGTTAAAAACAGGAAGAAGCATTGAA includes:
- a CDS encoding uncharacterized protein (EggNog:ENOG410PRYB) — encoded protein: MSNYSRPPNPAEYGGGGSSGANYYDPRADFSSQSQPYQQQSQYQGGSGGYNYDPAFSNAVKQAKYHNSGREDDDEDDEESGFFKKALSFISEHKDRFGQEDIDEQQVVGAHQALYGGGQQQQQQQQQAERKHDADFLGNGAALQALKMFTSGEGQQSQSGGHDQNKLIGLAMAQAGKLWDQQNQQGNVATDKQSVINSAAKMALKMYLKNQAGGGGGALGGLGGLGGLASGVSGGGQSGGSGLLGLAKKFL